Proteins from a genomic interval of Pseudomonas silesiensis:
- a CDS encoding ImcF-related family protein → MGLKMGRVSFRQQRGDDRAISAPAPAAENKADSFSESVLRDHLYRNHGPFWRRKIRLLLVVGEPEQIHAIAPQLTQKNWVEGQDTVLIWGGSVQGNVEDAPFKQYLSLNRWRALDGVIWALNKEQSSDAAAMGAGVRYLQTLARHLQWQLPLYLWQVCASEWPQPQRTTQAVGCLLPARATAVDLETSLDQLILPLRESGWAQIFGDMKHDFLLRLSRDLQAEGIARWRQALAPLFGEFARGLPLRGLWFSLPLPEHKDHAAHHWPIDPAWQGVLEDKYVHSRRLGRHPVRIGSAVVMGLALVWGAGMLLSFATQRVQIAQVQTSLVALEQSQTGDAQLLALNDLMRELARLDYRAEHGAPWYQRFGLNQNQNLLEKIQPIYVEANQRLLRDPAVANLKAKLNALIKLPPGSAERAQRAREAYDQLKAYLMLAHPEKTDAAFLTKVLQEAEPTRAGISPGLWQGLSPSLWQFYAEHLAAHPEWRIEADPKLVAQARQVLLGQLGQRNAETSLYQQVLEGAANHAPALSLAQMVGDTEAGALFTSKASVPGVFTRQAWEGQVRQAIDAIAEARREEIDWVLSDHPAELDAALTPDVLRARLTQRYFEDYASAWLDFLNRLRWQPAASLGEVIDQLTLMSDVRQSPLIALMNTLAYQGQAGVRGQALAESLMQSAQKLVGQAPVPAIDQTLQGPSGPLDATFGPLLALLGKDAEGGDSDRLSLQAFLNRVTRVRLKLQQVHNAPDPQAMTQALAQSVFQGKNVELTDTQAYGSLLAASLGAEWGQVGETLLVQPLDQAWQRVLQPSAAGLNRQWQRAIVSDWHSAFAGRFPFAATSSDASLPMLGQMIRADSGRIDQFLQQQLGGVLRREGSRWVADPRHSQGLRFNPQFLSAINQLSHLADVLYTDGGMGLSFELRGKAVRDVVQTTFVLNGEKHEYFNQKESWQRFSWPGFSSHPGTSLTWTSVQASERLFGDYEGTWGLIRLLEKARLTPLNDSDSLHRLQLKAPDGLELTWNLRTELGAGPLALLKLRGFTLPQQIFLSENDEAVLKGQKRRSK, encoded by the coding sequence ATGGGCCTGAAGATGGGGCGCGTCTCTTTTCGGCAGCAGAGAGGAGACGACCGCGCCATTTCGGCTCCTGCGCCTGCCGCTGAAAACAAGGCGGACTCCTTTTCTGAATCGGTGCTGCGAGATCATCTCTACCGCAATCACGGTCCCTTCTGGCGCCGCAAAATCCGCCTGCTACTGGTCGTCGGCGAACCCGAACAAATCCACGCCATCGCCCCGCAACTCACTCAAAAAAACTGGGTGGAAGGCCAGGACACCGTCCTGATCTGGGGCGGTAGTGTCCAAGGCAATGTGGAGGACGCGCCCTTCAAACAGTACCTCAGCCTCAACCGCTGGCGCGCACTCGACGGCGTGATCTGGGCCCTGAACAAAGAGCAGTCCAGCGATGCCGCCGCAATGGGCGCCGGCGTGCGCTACCTGCAAACCCTGGCCCGCCACCTGCAGTGGCAGTTGCCGCTGTACCTGTGGCAAGTTTGCGCCAGTGAGTGGCCGCAGCCCCAGCGCACAACCCAAGCGGTCGGTTGCCTGCTGCCCGCCCGCGCCACCGCCGTAGACCTGGAAACCTCCCTGGACCAGCTGATCCTGCCCTTGCGCGAATCAGGCTGGGCGCAAATATTCGGCGACATGAAACACGACTTCCTGCTGCGCCTGTCGCGCGATCTGCAGGCCGAGGGCATTGCCCGCTGGCGCCAGGCGCTCGCGCCGCTGTTCGGCGAATTTGCCCGTGGTCTGCCGTTGCGCGGGCTGTGGTTCAGCCTGCCATTGCCCGAACACAAGGATCACGCGGCACACCATTGGCCCATCGACCCGGCCTGGCAGGGCGTGCTCGAGGACAAGTACGTGCACAGTCGCCGTTTGGGCCGACACCCCGTGCGCATCGGCTCGGCAGTGGTCATGGGCCTGGCGCTGGTGTGGGGCGCCGGCATGCTGCTGTCCTTCGCCACCCAGCGCGTGCAGATTGCCCAGGTGCAGACGTCGCTGGTCGCCTTGGAGCAGTCGCAAACGGGCGACGCCCAACTGCTGGCCCTGAACGACCTGATGCGCGAACTGGCGCGCCTGGATTACCGCGCCGAACACGGCGCGCCCTGGTACCAGCGCTTCGGCCTGAACCAGAACCAGAACCTGCTGGAAAAAATCCAACCGATCTATGTCGAAGCCAACCAGCGCCTGCTGCGCGACCCGGCCGTCGCCAACCTGAAAGCCAAACTCAACGCGCTGATCAAGCTGCCCCCGGGCAGTGCCGAACGCGCGCAACGGGCCCGGGAGGCCTACGACCAGCTCAAGGCCTACCTGATGCTGGCGCACCCGGAAAAAACCGACGCGGCGTTCCTGACCAAGGTCCTCCAAGAAGCCGAACCCACCCGCGCCGGAATATCCCCGGGTCTCTGGCAAGGCCTGTCACCAAGCCTGTGGCAGTTCTACGCCGAGCACCTGGCGGCGCACCCCGAGTGGCGCATCGAGGCCGACCCGAAACTGGTCGCCCAGGCCCGGCAGGTGCTGCTCGGCCAACTGGGCCAGCGCAATGCCGAAACCAGCCTCTATCAACAGGTGTTAGAGGGCGCGGCCAACCACGCCCCGGCCTTGAGCCTGGCGCAAATGGTCGGCGACACCGAGGCCGGCGCGCTGTTCACCAGCAAGGCCAGCGTGCCCGGCGTGTTCACCCGCCAGGCCTGGGAAGGCCAGGTGCGCCAGGCCATCGATGCCATCGCCGAAGCACGCCGCGAGGAAATCGACTGGGTGCTCAGCGACCACCCCGCCGAGCTCGATGCCGCCCTGACCCCGGACGTGCTGCGGGCGCGCCTCACGCAACGCTACTTCGAGGACTACGCCAGCGCCTGGCTGGATTTTCTCAACCGTCTGCGCTGGCAGCCGGCCGCTAGCCTGGGCGAGGTGATCGACCAGTTGACGCTGATGAGCGACGTGCGCCAGTCGCCGTTGATCGCACTGATGAACACCCTGGCCTACCAGGGTCAGGCCGGCGTGCGCGGCCAGGCGTTGGCCGAGTCGCTGATGCAGTCCGCGCAGAAACTGGTCGGCCAGGCCCCGGTGCCAGCGATCGACCAGACGTTGCAGGGCCCGAGCGGTCCGCTGGACGCCACCTTCGGCCCGTTGCTGGCGCTGCTGGGCAAAGACGCTGAAGGTGGCGACAGCGACCGCTTGAGCCTGCAAGCCTTCCTCAACCGCGTCACCCGGGTGCGCCTGAAACTGCAGCAAGTGCACAACGCGCCCGATCCGCAGGCCATGACCCAGGCCCTGGCGCAAAGCGTGTTCCAGGGCAAGAACGTCGAACTCACCGACACCCAGGCCTACGGCAGCCTGCTCGCCGCCAGCCTCGGCGCCGAGTGGGGCCAGGTGGGCGAAACGCTGTTGGTGCAGCCGCTGGACCAGGCCTGGCAACGGGTGCTGCAACCCTCGGCGGCGGGCCTCAACCGCCAGTGGCAGCGCGCAATCGTCAGCGACTGGCACAGCGCCTTTGCCGGCCGTTTCCCCTTCGCCGCCACCAGCAGCGACGCCTCCTTGCCGATGCTGGGGCAGATGATCCGCGCCGATTCCGGGCGCATCGACCAGTTCCTGCAGCAGCAACTGGGCGGCGTATTGCGCCGGGAAGGCAGCCGCTGGGTCGCCGATCCGCGGCACAGCCAGGGCTTGCGGTTCAACCCGCAATTTCTCAGTGCCATCAACCAGCTCAGCCACCTGGCCGACGTGCTCTACACCGACGGCGGCATGGGCCTGAGTTTCGAACTGCGCGGCAAAGCGGTGCGCGACGTGGTGCAAACCACCTTCGTGCTCAATGGCGAGAAACACGAATACTTCAACCAGAAGGAAAGCTGGCAGCGCTTCAGCTGGCCCGGCTTCAGCAGCCACCCGGGCACCAGTTTGACCTGGACCAGCGTGCAGGCCAGTGAACGGCTGTTCGGTGATTATGAAGGCACCTGGGGCTTGATCCGCCTGCTGGAAAAAGCCCGGCTCACCCCGCTGAACGACAGCGACAGCCTGCATCGCCTGCAGCTCAAGGCCCCGGACGGCCTGGAACTGACCTGGAACCTGCGCACGGAACTGGGGGCGGGGCCGTTGGCGTTGCTGAAGTTGCGGGGGTTCACCTTGCCCCAGCAGATTTTTCTCAGTGAAAACGATGAGGCGGTGCTCAAGGGGCAAAAGAGGAGGAGCAAATGA
- a CDS encoding PAAR domain-containing protein translates to MKGIIRIGDSTTNGGAVLSGATGMRFGGIGVARQGDPVRCGKHGPTIISEGHPTFRNNGIPIAFHGHVCACGCALVSSLPNATAS, encoded by the coding sequence ATGAAAGGAATTATCCGAATCGGCGACAGCACCACCAACGGCGGTGCTGTGCTATCAGGCGCCACGGGGATGCGCTTTGGCGGTATCGGCGTGGCCCGTCAAGGTGATCCGGTCCGGTGTGGTAAACACGGTCCGACAATAATTAGCGAGGGGCATCCTACCTTTCGTAACAACGGCATCCCCATCGCCTTTCATGGGCATGTGTGCGCCTGTGGCTGTGCCTTGGTTTCGTCCTTGCCCAACGCGACGGCGAGCTGA
- a CDS encoding phospholipase D-like domain-containing protein — protein sequence MNHPDIVSPAALQHTSEVTCISPWFVQNTEYHPVKATYRPLINGEETFKAVHLAIAAATKSIDIICWGFQPSMYFIRDGKAPSIGDLLKAKAKQGVRVRMLGWEMLFNSAGAAGEANLPGKGPLRIRNRALQPSTDDQYASDRQWFADCAVADDQAIEQGARALPVFVSRGFDLDERAEIAYQVKYHSLDPQISFGTRFALRWAATHHQKSVLVDYELADRAVGFVMGHNMLDEYWDTDSHTALNRAKDRKPRPDRGPRGDTPRQDISSQVSGPILEHLHHNFATAWRKETGEDLLASRQAMQVGPKLQCTAGEIRQLAQLVRTQPQEGKRDIERLYLQAINNATQFIYIENQYFRWPHLAEFIKAVAAGQTLAGRDPGIHGSLHLFVITNATADGVGPGTVNTQRMLESLGRADTIPQVTKLRRIEQLKREAPPRPRPEVRDRAGQRELAQWQDELDRQIREVNESTIMADLNIPNLKVHICSLVAPDSPPGEKWMPVYIHSKLMIVNDVFTTHGSANINTRSMQVDSELNIAHEWASVTQALRRRLWGMHTKGLGAQDDAEQAFDAWKEIIKENKNRQKDKDVPHAPLVEFFYEQAKLRNKD from the coding sequence ATGAATCACCCCGACATCGTATCGCCAGCCGCGCTGCAGCACACCAGCGAGGTCACCTGCATCTCGCCCTGGTTTGTGCAGAACACCGAATACCATCCAGTGAAGGCCACCTATCGTCCCTTGATCAATGGCGAAGAAACCTTCAAGGCCGTGCACCTGGCCATCGCGGCGGCCACGAAATCCATCGACATCATCTGCTGGGGATTTCAGCCGTCGATGTATTTCATCCGCGATGGCAAGGCGCCGAGCATCGGCGATCTGCTCAAAGCCAAGGCCAAGCAAGGCGTGCGTGTCCGCATGCTGGGGTGGGAAATGTTGTTCAACTCCGCCGGGGCGGCGGGTGAAGCCAACCTGCCCGGTAAAGGTCCGCTCCGAATCCGCAACCGGGCGCTGCAGCCCTCCACGGATGACCAATATGCCTCTGACCGCCAATGGTTTGCCGATTGCGCCGTGGCAGATGATCAAGCGATCGAGCAGGGCGCACGTGCGTTGCCGGTGTTCGTCAGTCGCGGTTTCGATCTGGATGAACGGGCGGAAATAGCCTATCAGGTGAAATACCACAGCCTCGATCCGCAGATCAGTTTCGGCACGCGCTTTGCCCTGAGGTGGGCCGCGACCCATCACCAGAAAAGCGTACTCGTCGATTACGAACTGGCGGATCGCGCCGTCGGTTTTGTCATGGGCCATAACATGCTCGACGAGTACTGGGACACCGATTCCCATACGGCATTGAATCGGGCCAAGGACCGCAAGCCCAGACCCGACCGTGGCCCGCGCGGCGATACACCCCGCCAGGACATCTCCAGCCAGGTCAGCGGGCCGATTCTGGAACACCTGCACCACAACTTCGCCACCGCCTGGCGCAAGGAAACCGGCGAGGACTTGCTCGCTTCCCGCCAAGCCATGCAGGTGGGACCGAAACTCCAGTGCACGGCGGGTGAAATCCGCCAGCTGGCGCAGCTCGTGCGGACCCAGCCCCAGGAAGGCAAACGCGATATCGAGCGGCTCTACCTGCAAGCCATCAACAACGCGACCCAGTTCATCTACATCGAGAATCAGTATTTTCGCTGGCCACATCTGGCCGAGTTCATCAAGGCGGTCGCCGCCGGCCAGACCCTGGCCGGGCGCGATCCGGGTATCCATGGTTCGTTGCACCTGTTCGTGATCACCAATGCGACCGCCGACGGTGTGGGGCCGGGCACCGTCAACACCCAGCGCATGCTCGAAAGCCTCGGGCGCGCCGACACCATTCCACAGGTGACGAAGCTGCGGCGTATTGAACAGCTGAAACGAGAGGCTCCACCACGGCCACGTCCCGAGGTGCGGGATCGCGCCGGGCAGAGGGAACTTGCGCAATGGCAGGACGAGCTTGATCGGCAAATCCGGGAGGTCAACGAAAGCACCATCATGGCGGATCTGAATATTCCGAACCTGAAAGTCCACATATGTTCACTGGTCGCCCCCGATTCGCCGCCAGGAGAGAAATGGATGCCGGTGTACATCCATTCAAAGTTGATGATCGTCAATGACGTGTTCACCACGCATGGCTCGGCCAACATCAACACCCGCAGCATGCAGGTCGACAGCGAGCTGAATATTGCGCACGAGTGGGCGAGTGTGACGCAGGCGTTGCGGCGGCGGTTGTGGGGGATGCATACGAAGGGATTGGGCGCGCAGGATGATGCGGAACAGGCATTCGATGCTTGGAAAGAAATTATCAAGGAAAACAAAAATCGCCAAAAAGACAAGGATGTGCCCCATGCCCCTCTTGTCGAATTTTTTTACGAGCAAGCGAAGTTGAGGAACAAGGACTAA
- a CDS encoding DKNYY domain-containing protein — protein METNTGYDTSCYLGALTFFFEVDLWRCLKSETGGIELIETRKLVNVAAYSPAFQSLQATEPTHVKWQQEQFANYAKDNNAVYFKDEKIDGADPSEFSIIFPFGDDEMWKDFSVAQSGKSLFFKWNLIEDFELSKFRVLSPVRCPEHGLSCVENFDDLKNYRTHHGVLGRVGDDVVLLQSHDIVRFPDMASPDMFMFMTRYKAYLYTHKKFYELSGDYKKELREMNVVFYENY, from the coding sequence ATGGAAACAAACACGGGTTACGATACAAGCTGCTATTTAGGTGCGCTGACGTTCTTTTTTGAAGTTGACTTGTGGAGGTGTCTGAAATCAGAAACAGGCGGCATTGAATTAATCGAAACGCGAAAACTCGTTAACGTTGCAGCGTACTCACCCGCATTTCAATCCCTGCAAGCTACTGAGCCCACACATGTCAAGTGGCAGCAGGAGCAATTTGCGAATTATGCAAAAGACAATAACGCAGTTTACTTCAAAGACGAAAAAATCGATGGCGCTGATCCCAGTGAGTTCTCGATCATTTTCCCGTTTGGGGATGATGAGATGTGGAAGGATTTTAGCGTGGCGCAAAGCGGGAAATCTTTGTTTTTTAAATGGAACTTAATTGAGGATTTTGAGCTAAGCAAGTTTCGCGTGCTTAGTCCCGTTCGGTGTCCGGAACACGGGCTCAGTTGTGTTGAAAATTTCGACGATTTAAAAAATTATAGAACTCACCATGGAGTGCTAGGGCGGGTAGGGGATGATGTTGTTCTGCTGCAAAGTCACGACATTGTGCGGTTTCCTGACATGGCATCGCCAGATATGTTCATGTTTATGACTCGCTATAAAGCTTACCTATACACCCACAAAAAATTTTATGAGTTGAGTGGTGATTACAAAAAAGAATTGCGTGAAATGAATGTTGTGTTTTATGAGAATTATTAA
- a CDS encoding type VI secretion system Vgr family protein yields the protein MPNPIRTFFDHSRHKLSVHKFDATLDVLAFHGEEQLSQPFHYVIEFTCTEQDIAADQLLNRDARFSLHAPPRKPTFLTRDLPIKPLRTLHGVVTGFKRLSGSVDEARYEITLQSRLALLARGQQFRLYQHQSVPEIVEHILRSRHDFRGEDFFFKLTRKYPRRLQVMQYGESDLAFIARLLAEVGIWYRFTSDERLHLDVVEFHDDQLHYQSGIELPCHSPAGLSSSEQDGVWALQTQHQVVERQVNIRTYQHRDAYAHLDGEIDHTRGATTTYGEAYHYAEPYTALGDRYQFYEDLPPETGYFYARLQHERYLNDQTRLSGTSSSATLAPGQVLKITGGAPQAFARGTVITHLSTRAARDASFEARFQAIPYSESVCFRPPLQPKPQIAGTLPARVSNPQKHDPYAEIDVEGRYCVQFLFDRDTWKPGEESMWLRLARPYAGDTHGLHLPLIAGTEVAVAFEQGDPDRPYIAHALHDSEHRDHVTLRARNYKRNVLRTPANNKLRMEDTRGKEHVKLSTEHSGKSQLNLGHLVDAEQQRRGEGFELRTDGWGAIRAGKGLFISADEQAKAEGPVLEMSAAIGRLQQAGEQLQHLSVDAQAANADPADVTAQLNLLQQDLEQLKSSVLLLSAPQGIALTSGKHLQLAAQNNLMLNAGGEADLSVVKRLFIGVGRGLSLFVRKLGIKLIANHGPVSVQAQNDTLEVMARHGLAITSTEDEIHITAKKKITLNAGGSYITLDAYSIESGTAGDYNVKSADFNYSGPASMKATHPEYPQSLAKQILRLSVPQAPNAPDQGWAGMPYTLYADNALLQRGVLDKTGQLSIEHQVVTRGYRLDLANGLRFQIPVPTDYRNAEQAHLANKGLQNHPSQTDPEVSQPTSHTDHRALYAAVLEGITDQEGKTQ from the coding sequence ATGCCCAACCCCATACGTACCTTCTTCGACCACAGCCGGCACAAACTCAGCGTCCACAAATTCGACGCCACCCTCGACGTCCTGGCCTTCCACGGCGAAGAACAACTCAGCCAGCCCTTCCACTACGTCATCGAATTCACCTGCACCGAGCAGGACATCGCCGCCGACCAGCTGCTCAACCGCGACGCCCGCTTCAGCCTGCACGCCCCACCGCGCAAGCCCACCTTCCTGACCCGGGACCTCCCAATCAAACCGCTGCGCACCCTGCACGGCGTGGTCACCGGCTTCAAACGCCTGTCCGGCTCCGTCGACGAAGCCCGCTACGAAATCACCCTGCAATCGCGCCTGGCCTTGCTCGCCCGCGGCCAGCAATTCCGCCTCTATCAACACCAGTCCGTGCCGGAAATCGTCGAACACATCCTGCGCAGCCGCCACGATTTTCGCGGCGAGGATTTTTTCTTCAAGCTCACCCGCAAGTACCCCAGGCGCCTGCAAGTCATGCAATACGGCGAAAGCGACCTGGCCTTCATCGCCCGCCTGCTGGCCGAAGTCGGCATCTGGTACCGCTTCACCAGCGACGAACGCCTGCACCTCGACGTCGTCGAATTCCACGACGACCAGCTGCATTACCAGTCCGGCATCGAGCTGCCTTGCCACTCGCCGGCCGGCCTGAGCAGCAGCGAGCAGGACGGCGTCTGGGCCTTGCAAACCCAACACCAGGTGGTGGAACGCCAGGTCAATATCCGCACCTACCAGCACCGCGACGCCTACGCCCACCTGGACGGCGAGATCGACCACACCCGCGGCGCGACCACCACCTACGGCGAGGCCTACCACTACGCCGAACCCTACACCGCCCTCGGCGACCGCTATCAATTCTACGAAGACCTGCCACCGGAAACCGGCTACTTCTACGCCCGCCTGCAACACGAACGTTACCTCAACGACCAGACCCGCCTCAGCGGCACCAGCAGCAGCGCCACCCTGGCCCCGGGCCAGGTGCTGAAAATCACCGGCGGCGCGCCCCAGGCCTTCGCCCGCGGCACGGTCATCACCCACCTCAGCACCCGCGCCGCCCGCGACGCCAGCTTCGAAGCCCGGTTCCAGGCCATCCCCTATTCGGAAAGCGTGTGCTTCCGCCCACCGCTGCAGCCCAAACCGCAAATCGCCGGCACCCTCCCGGCCCGGGTCAGCAACCCGCAAAAACACGACCCCTACGCCGAAATCGACGTTGAAGGGCGCTACTGCGTGCAGTTCCTGTTCGACCGCGACACCTGGAAACCCGGCGAGGAAAGCATGTGGCTGCGCCTGGCCCGGCCCTACGCCGGCGACACCCACGGCCTGCATTTGCCGCTGATCGCCGGCACCGAAGTCGCGGTGGCCTTCGAGCAGGGCGACCCGGACCGCCCCTACATCGCCCACGCCCTGCACGACAGCGAGCACCGCGACCACGTGACCCTGCGCGCACGCAATTACAAACGCAACGTGCTGCGCACGCCGGCCAACAACAAGCTGCGGATGGAGGACACAAGGGGGAAAGAGCACGTCAAGCTGAGTACCGAGCACAGTGGCAAGAGCCAGCTGAATCTGGGGCATCTGGTCGATGCCGAGCAGCAGCGGCGGGGTGAAGGGTTTGAGTTGCGCACCGATGGGTGGGGGGCGATTCGGGCGGGGAAGGGGCTGTTTATCAGTGCCGATGAACAGGCCAAGGCCGAGGGGCCGGTCCTGGAAATGAGCGCGGCCATCGGCCGCCTGCAACAGGCGGGGGAGCAACTGCAACACCTCTCCGTCGATGCCCAGGCCGCCAACGCAGATCCCGCCGACGTAACCGCGCAACTGAACCTGCTCCAGCAAGACCTTGAGCAACTCAAGTCGTCCGTGCTGCTGCTCAGCGCCCCCCAAGGCATCGCCCTCACCAGCGGCAAACACCTGCAATTGGCGGCGCAAAACAACCTGATGCTCAACGCCGGCGGCGAAGCCGACCTCAGCGTGGTCAAGCGCCTGTTCATCGGCGTGGGGCGGGGGCTCAGCCTGTTCGTGCGCAAGCTGGGCATCAAGCTGATCGCCAACCACGGGCCAGTAAGCGTGCAAGCGCAAAACGACACGCTCGAGGTGATGGCACGCCACGGCCTGGCGATCACCAGTACCGAAGACGAAATCCACATCACCGCCAAGAAGAAAATCACCCTCAACGCCGGCGGCAGCTACATCACCCTGGATGCGTACAGCATCGAATCGGGCACGGCGGGTGATTACAACGTCAAGTCGGCGGATTTCAATTACAGCGGCCCCGCCAGCATGAAGGCGACGCATCCGGAATATCCGCAAAGCCTGGCCAAACAGATTTTGCGCCTAAGCGTCCCGCAAGCCCCCAACGCTCCCGACCAAGGCTGGGCGGGAATGCCCTACACGCTATACGCCGACAACGCTTTGCTCCAGCGAGGCGTGCTGGACAAGACCGGTCAGCTATCGATCGAGCATCAAGTCGTGACCCGCGGTTACCGCCTGGACCTGGCCAACGGTCTGCGGTTCCAGATCCCGGTTCCCACCGACTACCGCAACGCCGAGCAAGCGCATCTGGCCAACAAAGGCCTGCAAAACCACCCCTCGCAAACCGACCCCGAGGTGAGCCAACCCACCTCGCACACGGACCACCGCGCGCTGTACGCGGCGGTGTTGGAAGGCATCACTGACCAGGAAGGGAAAACACAATGA
- a CDS encoding SEL1-like repeat protein, whose protein sequence is MRPIFLLSCLLLAACGSVGAHNLKTKDIPVNPLTEIKAKLVFDCVHEQIPAPTAEADVLFQYARWLQKNNQLKPNKTVDVEIERLYRIAAENNHYKANINLQNGAMRGQFALRSTEHLRLSQQLIDAGVATGFYFIGIFLQQGSAGLQKDAEMSLRYFRKAADRGNAQAQYFVGDKLAPIDLAPDIARQMRRCAAEQGNGEAAVELGVYLKRKGHYNDALEAFQFGVAAGDSTSASFLYKSFRNPPPSNELHYLGQTEDNERAERYEKIWRVLARYSYANPTVPEINEILPLPPAKLPAWDGKLQWLEARLANVPPEKPSAALIDQLAKAMVLDPATGKPMPGSPSFSETQFLEPTCPSNSACPESGYWKIMWSGEGRHVLLDRNVPRYFKQGEIMPEARFGFYGKRLWPLSDKPMETQLGVTWGLLG, encoded by the coding sequence ATGCGCCCCATTTTCTTGCTGTCATGCCTGCTGCTAGCCGCTTGCGGCAGCGTCGGCGCTCATAATTTAAAGACGAAGGATATTCCCGTGAATCCGTTAACCGAGATCAAGGCCAAGCTGGTTTTCGACTGCGTACACGAGCAGATTCCTGCGCCGACGGCCGAAGCCGACGTGCTATTTCAATATGCACGCTGGTTGCAGAAGAACAACCAGCTCAAACCGAACAAGACTGTTGATGTCGAGATCGAACGCCTATACCGCATCGCCGCAGAAAACAACCATTACAAGGCCAACATTAATCTGCAAAACGGTGCCATGCGCGGGCAATTTGCGCTTCGTAGTACGGAGCATTTGCGGCTGAGCCAGCAACTGATCGATGCTGGAGTAGCGACCGGATTTTACTTCATCGGCATTTTTCTGCAGCAGGGTTCAGCAGGGCTGCAAAAGGATGCGGAAATGTCACTGCGCTACTTTCGCAAGGCTGCCGATCGAGGCAATGCCCAGGCCCAATACTTTGTTGGTGACAAGCTAGCACCCATCGACCTTGCGCCAGACATCGCCCGGCAAATGCGCCGCTGTGCGGCCGAACAGGGAAATGGGGAGGCAGCTGTCGAACTGGGTGTTTATCTTAAGAGAAAGGGACACTACAACGATGCACTCGAAGCATTTCAATTTGGAGTCGCTGCTGGTGACAGCACCTCGGCGTCTTTTTTGTACAAATCCTTCCGCAACCCGCCACCCTCAAATGAATTGCATTACCTGGGTCAAACGGAAGATAACGAACGCGCCGAACGTTACGAAAAAATCTGGAGAGTTCTCGCGAGATACTCCTACGCCAACCCCACCGTCCCCGAAATCAACGAAATCCTCCCCTTACCTCCAGCCAAACTACCCGCCTGGGACGGCAAACTCCAATGGCTCGAAGCCCGCCTGGCCAACGTCCCGCCAGAAAAACCCAGCGCAGCCCTGATCGACCAACTAGCCAAGGCCATGGTGCTCGATCCCGCCACAGGCAAGCCCATGCCGGGTTCACCTTCGTTCAGCGAAACTCAGTTCCTGGAACCAACCTGCCCCAGCAACTCCGCCTGCCCGGAGAGCGGCTACTGGAAGATCATGTGGTCCGGTGAGGGGCGTCATGTATTGCTGGATCGCAACGTCCCTCGCTATTTCAAGCAAGGCGAGATCATGCCCGAGGCGCGGTTCGGATTTTATGGCAAGCGGCTCTGGCCCCTGTCGGATAAACCCATGGAAACTCAGCTAGGGGTGACATGGGGGCTGCTCGGATGA
- a CDS encoding DUF2388 domain-containing protein — MSTLAATHTFYSTIYPSEWTSDFSSGLSADRDYKIIIQARDDAAAFAASEGAYRGAFLEAAIAVLNIRGKEQSDMELATWILSKTSFIE; from the coding sequence ATGTCCACCCTAGCTGCGACCCATACGTTTTACTCAACAATATATCCATCTGAGTGGACTTCCGATTTTTCGTCGGGCTTGTCCGCAGATCGAGATTATAAAATTATAATTCAAGCGCGGGATGACGCTGCTGCCTTTGCCGCCAGTGAGGGTGCATATAGAGGCGCGTTTCTAGAGGCGGCGATTGCGGTGCTGAACATTCGTGGTAAGGAGCAAAGTGATATGGAACTGGCAACTTGGATTCTATCGAAGACTTCATTTATCGAATAA
- a CDS encoding DUF6429 family protein, with product MKYDDKLIEDAVLALLTTFSSDKGNAWKGFDFEVMNRLHEHGFISDPVNKSKSIWLTEEGLEQGRQIADRLFGVRTQVGHASDSET from the coding sequence ATGAAATACGACGACAAACTGATTGAAGACGCCGTGCTTGCCCTGTTGACAACCTTCAGTTCCGACAAAGGCAATGCCTGGAAAGGGTTCGACTTCGAGGTCATGAACCGATTGCATGAGCATGGTTTCATCAGTGATCCGGTGAACAAGAGCAAATCGATCTGGTTGACGGAGGAAGGACTGGAGCAAGGTCGGCAAATTGCCGACCGGTTATTCGGGGTGCGAACTCAAGTGGGGCATGCATCCGACTCTGAGACCTGA